Proteins from a genomic interval of Danio rerio strain Tuebingen ecotype United States chromosome 4, GRCz12tu, whole genome shotgun sequence:
- the LOC141381856 gene encoding uncharacterized protein produces the protein MEERVIVVVCGHPKLYDSSSFHYRNRSKKDLALRKVSEEVGQSEEVCRKKWKSLRDTYLKERRKETEKRSGSAAGSGKKWKFSAVLSFLDPFVSPRVTRGNMERGGEESQPAGYEGETETAAEGQSETDMTGSFLSSEPGSTLPEPAAASASPLGPSTSAAVPTEKELIRDRERSHQRWSGSFWKHCGTVRHHLHAQRMSSSY, from the exons ATGGAGGAGCGGGTTATCGTTGTGGTGTGCGGCCATCCCAAGCTGTATGACAGCAGCTCATTTCACTACAGAAACAGGAGTAAAAAGGATCTTGCTTTAAGGAAAGTGAGTGAGGAGGTCGGACAATCTG AGGAAGTGTGCAGAAAGAAGTGGAAGAGTCTGAGGGACACATATTTGAAGGAGAGGAGAAAGGAGACGGAGAAGAGAAGTGGGTCAGCAGCAGGGTCAGGGAAGAAGTGGAAGTTCTCTGCGGTACTGTCTTTCCTCGACCCCTTCGTGTCCCCGCGGGTGACAAGAGGGAACATGGAGAGGGGGGGTGAGGAGAGTCAGCCCGCAGGGTACGAGGGGGAGACAGAAACAGCAGCAGAAGGGCAGTCAGAGACAG ACATGACTGGATCCTTTCTGAGTAGTGAGCCTGGATCCACTTTGCCagaacctgctgctgcttctgccTCCCCTCTTGGCCCTTCGACGTCTGCTGCTGTACCCACAG AAAAAGAGCTCAtaagagacagagagaggagCCATCAGAGGTGGAGCGGCAGTTTCTGGAAGCACTGCGGAACTGTCCGTCATCATCTCCACGCTCAGAGGATGAGCTCTTCCTATTGA